A single region of the Salipaludibacillus sp. LMS25 genome encodes:
- a CDS encoding MFS transporter: MDKRTFLTMKAFYFFSFFAIGGLFPLLTVYLNDVGLTGAQIGMITSIGPVVMLLSQPLWGMLSDYTKKPRLLLTLAVIGTGTIGFTYLFAEEYVIFVTIAAGLALFQSAIVPLSDSMTMNYVSLHGGSYGKIRMWGAVGFALAVWIMGNLSDWFGQPVIFYGFAMVLFVSAFFSIKMPNGTVSTAIDLRGGMKQLIKVPGFLLFLVITFLVFGPIMANNFYFGLLIQFTGGTLAGVGFAFLLAAGSEVPFMHWAGSWIQKRGVLIILFLASFVSGLRWLFYAAGPSPLFIYVTTIIQGFSIGLFVPAALQYVTDIAPKQVRGTAVAVYSAAGNGLGAWFFSISAGLIMDRFTILSVYMFYGVLSLIGAALTFLLIHKQRKLKTT; encoded by the coding sequence ATGGATAAACGAACTTTTTTAACTATGAAGGCATTTTACTTTTTTTCCTTTTTTGCAATAGGTGGACTCTTTCCGTTACTTACTGTTTATTTAAATGATGTGGGATTAACAGGTGCTCAAATTGGGATGATTACATCAATAGGTCCGGTTGTAATGCTGCTTTCGCAACCTCTTTGGGGGATGCTAAGTGATTATACGAAAAAACCACGTCTTTTGTTAACACTTGCAGTGATAGGAACAGGAACGATCGGATTTACGTATTTATTTGCTGAAGAGTACGTTATATTCGTCACCATTGCAGCAGGTCTGGCCCTTTTTCAAAGTGCGATTGTGCCCTTATCAGATAGTATGACAATGAACTATGTGTCTCTTCACGGAGGGAGTTATGGCAAAATTCGTATGTGGGGGGCGGTCGGTTTTGCTTTAGCCGTTTGGATTATGGGGAATTTATCTGATTGGTTTGGGCAGCCTGTGATTTTTTATGGGTTCGCAATGGTTTTATTTGTGAGTGCGTTTTTTTCTATAAAAATGCCGAATGGTACAGTCAGCACGGCTATTGATTTACGCGGTGGAATGAAACAACTTATCAAAGTACCGGGATTTTTATTATTTCTAGTTATCACCTTTCTTGTTTTTGGTCCCATTATGGCAAATAACTTTTATTTTGGCTTACTTATTCAGTTTACGGGAGGGACGTTAGCAGGCGTCGGTTTTGCGTTTTTATTGGCAGCTGGAAGTGAAGTGCCGTTCATGCACTGGGCAGGGAGCTGGATACAAAAAAGAGGCGTTTTAATCATTTTATTTTTGGCGTCATTTGTTTCTGGTTTAAGATGGTTATTTTATGCAGCAGGCCCTTCGCCGTTGTTTATATATGTGACAACGATTATACAGGGGTTCAGCATTGGACTATTTGTTCCTGCTGCATTGCAATACGTCACGGATATTGCTCCGAAACAAGTGAGAGGGACAGCAGTGGCTGTTTATTCAGCTGCTGGCAACGGCCTCGGTGCATGGTTTTTTAGCATTAGCGCTGGTCTTATTATGGATAGGTTTACAATATTGTCTGTTTATATGTTTTATGGGGTGTTATCTCTCATTGGGGCGGCTTTAACGTTCTTGCTGATTCATAAACAACGGAAACTGAAGACAACTTAA
- the pepV gene encoding dipeptidase PepV, with protein sequence MINWKQEVDKRQHELIQSTCEFLKIPSVYEASSVTKKAPFGEGIAKAYKWLLDKAEKEGFRVKDLNGKAGHIEWGEGDEIIGVLCHIDVVPGGEGWTTPAFSADIRHNHIYARGALDDKGPTMASYYALKLIKELNLPIKKRIRLIIGTDEEREWQCVEHYFKHEAMPNAGFVPDADFPVIWAEKGIADLRFTKKQVSGDGLVTSFSAGTRFNMVPDKAVVQLNRKRVKNIDDLKRMFTAFLNEEGITGHLETDHAHITLTFNGLAAHGSTPEEGENAGLIGVTFLTKLPLRTEEKAFFDVLNLMFYNDYVGERLGIAFTDEQLGAITVNVGIISYERGKGASVGLNLRYPKGVDYQAISERIVKAFVMVEMEEEVVSHQEPHGVRKDHPLITLLSDVYKRHTGECREPIAIGGGTYARAMQAGVAFGPLFPGQPDVIHQPDEYITIDHLIKLTSIYADAMFTLASNKFIE encoded by the coding sequence GTGATAAATTGGAAACAAGAGGTAGATAAACGGCAACATGAACTGATTCAAAGTACGTGTGAATTCCTGAAAATACCAAGTGTTTATGAGGCGTCATCTGTGACTAAGAAGGCACCGTTCGGTGAGGGGATCGCGAAAGCTTATAAGTGGTTACTCGATAAAGCAGAGAAGGAGGGCTTTCGAGTTAAAGACTTGAATGGTAAAGCGGGCCATATTGAGTGGGGAGAAGGGGACGAGATTATTGGTGTACTATGCCATATTGACGTCGTTCCAGGAGGAGAAGGGTGGACGACACCAGCTTTTTCAGCTGACATCAGACATAATCATATATATGCGAGAGGGGCTCTTGACGACAAAGGACCGACGATGGCCTCTTATTATGCATTGAAGTTAATAAAAGAGCTTAATCTCCCTATCAAGAAACGAATACGGTTGATCATTGGGACGGATGAAGAAAGGGAGTGGCAGTGTGTAGAGCATTATTTTAAGCACGAAGCGATGCCGAATGCAGGGTTCGTACCGGATGCAGATTTTCCAGTCATATGGGCGGAGAAAGGGATTGCTGATTTACGTTTCACCAAAAAACAGGTTAGCGGTGACGGATTGGTTACGTCGTTCTCAGCAGGAACGCGTTTTAACATGGTGCCTGATAAGGCTGTGGTTCAACTGAATCGTAAGCGTGTAAAGAACATAGATGACCTTAAGCGGATGTTTACGGCATTCTTGAATGAAGAAGGAATAACAGGTCATTTGGAAACAGATCATGCTCACATTACACTAACATTCAATGGCCTGGCTGCTCATGGAAGTACGCCAGAAGAAGGTGAGAATGCGGGCTTAATTGGGGTGACTTTCTTAACAAAGCTCCCATTAAGAACAGAAGAGAAGGCGTTCTTTGATGTTTTAAATTTGATGTTTTATAACGATTATGTTGGAGAGCGGCTAGGGATCGCGTTTACTGATGAACAATTAGGAGCGATTACAGTAAACGTAGGGATAATATCGTATGAAAGGGGTAAAGGAGCAAGCGTAGGACTTAACTTACGTTACCCAAAAGGGGTTGACTATCAAGCGATTTCAGAAAGAATAGTGAAAGCGTTCGTTATGGTGGAGATGGAAGAAGAAGTTGTCAGTCACCAAGAACCCCATGGTGTAAGAAAAGACCATCCTCTTATTACGCTCCTCTCTGATGTTTATAAACGCCATACTGGTGAGTGCAGAGAGCCTATTGCGATCGGAGGAGGAACTTATGCGAGAGCTATGCAAGCAGGGGTTGCTTTTGGTCCGCTTTTTCCTGGGCAGCCAGATGTAATTCATCAACCAGATGAATATATTACGATTGATCACCTTATTAAATTAACATCGATTTACGCTGATGCCATGTTCACATTGGCGAGTAACAAGTTTATAGAATAA
- a CDS encoding DeoR family transcriptional regulator: MKPSTERMLTRIKSIYLFIKKKGSVTTKELVEEFGITERTVQRDLNVLEYNKLVVSIERGVWTTTKKKVKVS, translated from the coding sequence TTGAAGCCTTCAACTGAGCGGATGTTAACCCGAATTAAATCGATTTACTTATTTATCAAAAAAAAGGGAAGCGTCACGACAAAAGAATTAGTTGAGGAGTTCGGGATCACTGAACGAACTGTCCAGCGAGACCTTAATGTTTTAGAATACAACAAGCTCGTTGTAAGTATTGAGCGAGGCGTTTGGACAACAACTAAGAAAAAAGTAAAAGTATCTTAA
- a CDS encoding pseudouridine synthase codes for MRADKLLASMGFGSRKEVKNLLKQGGFTVNDTVVKDGKTHVNPETDTLEVFGERLHYKPFVYLMMNKPEGVISATEDKRERTVIDLLEPEDALYEPFPVGRLDKDTTGLMLLTNDGQLAHKLTSPKKKVDKMYRVHVDKPVDKEDMSALERGIELDDGYVTKPAVVKVLNEKEKDVLHLTIQEGKFHQVKRMFQACGKRVVALKRERIGPLDLDETLALGTYRELTEDELEKLLD; via the coding sequence TTGCGTGCGGATAAATTGCTAGCGTCAATGGGCTTCGGTTCTAGAAAGGAAGTCAAGAACCTGCTTAAACAAGGGGGCTTTACCGTTAATGATACCGTCGTTAAGGATGGAAAAACGCATGTCAACCCAGAGACTGACACGCTTGAAGTATTTGGAGAACGGCTTCATTATAAACCTTTTGTCTATTTAATGATGAATAAGCCTGAAGGGGTCATCTCAGCCACGGAGGATAAGCGGGAAAGGACTGTCATTGATCTATTGGAGCCTGAGGATGCGTTATATGAACCATTTCCCGTTGGACGACTTGATAAAGATACGACTGGGCTTATGCTTCTAACGAATGATGGCCAATTGGCTCATAAACTGACGTCCCCGAAGAAAAAAGTCGATAAAATGTATCGTGTTCATGTCGATAAGCCGGTTGATAAAGAGGACATGTCAGCTTTAGAGAGAGGGATCGAGTTAGACGATGGTTATGTGACAAAGCCAGCTGTTGTGAAAGTGTTGAATGAAAAGGAAAAGGACGTATTACACCTTACGATTCAGGAAGGGAAATTTCACCAAGTGAAACGGATGTTTCAAGCTTGCGGAAAGCGAGTTGTGGCGTTAAAGCGTGAACGGATCGGGCCACTTGATTTGGATGAGACACTTGCACTTGGCACGTATCGAGAACTTACGGAAGATGAGCTGGAGAAGTTATTAGACTAG
- the rodA gene encoding rod shape-determining protein RodA, with the protein MQERKSAFQQLDYSLLFFLFVLMCISLVAIYSAAGQYHYAPVYYVQRQIIWFGIGTILMFAVMVVDYEDFKNFSIPLYIIGMVMLLIVRFVPYLSVTRNGATRWIGLDAPLFQPSEFVKIFLIIALAHLIFLIAKKPREKSFKSDCIVIGKILAVGLPPFALILVQPDLGTALIIAATIFIMILMVGVSFRMISLLMGLAGAFVAFLVWLHNNHMEYFIKIIRKHQLPRIYAWLDPSADTRGEGYQLYHAIQGIGSGQLYGSGFGSGVKAQSGSIPELHTDFIFAVIGEEFGFVGATVLLVVYFLLLYRMVIIAFNCNNSFGTYLVAGVIGLLVFQIFQNIGMTIGLVPITGLALPFISYGGSALITNMLAVGIVLNVNIRTRHYMFGEEE; encoded by the coding sequence ATGCAAGAGAGAAAAAGTGCGTTTCAGCAGTTAGATTATTCATTGTTGTTTTTTTTATTCGTTCTCATGTGTATTAGCTTAGTAGCAATCTACAGTGCAGCGGGGCAATACCATTATGCCCCGGTGTATTATGTACAGCGCCAAATTATCTGGTTCGGTATTGGGACGATCTTAATGTTTGCCGTCATGGTGGTGGATTATGAGGATTTTAAAAACTTTTCAATTCCTCTCTATATTATTGGAATGGTCATGTTACTGATTGTCCGCTTTGTCCCTTATTTGAGCGTTACACGAAATGGTGCTACGCGTTGGATAGGGTTAGATGCTCCACTTTTTCAGCCTTCTGAGTTTGTCAAAATCTTTTTGATCATTGCTCTGGCTCATTTAATTTTTTTGATTGCAAAAAAACCACGAGAAAAATCCTTTAAATCCGATTGTATTGTTATTGGGAAAATATTAGCTGTCGGCTTGCCGCCATTTGCGTTAATTTTAGTTCAGCCGGACTTAGGAACGGCGTTAATTATCGCAGCGACTATTTTTATTATGATCTTAATGGTCGGTGTGTCGTTTCGAATGATTAGCTTACTCATGGGGCTCGCCGGTGCGTTTGTTGCTTTCCTTGTCTGGCTTCATAACAATCACATGGAGTATTTTATTAAAATTATAAGAAAACACCAACTACCGCGAATTTACGCGTGGCTCGATCCCAGTGCTGATACTCGAGGAGAGGGGTATCAGCTTTATCATGCGATACAGGGAATTGGTTCTGGTCAGCTTTATGGGAGCGGATTTGGAAGTGGTGTGAAAGCTCAAAGCGGTAGTATCCCTGAGCTTCATACAGATTTTATTTTTGCTGTAATCGGTGAAGAATTTGGCTTTGTCGGTGCTACTGTCTTGCTCGTCGTCTACTTTTTGTTGTTATATCGCATGGTTATCATTGCATTTAACTGTAACAATAGTTTTGGAACCTACTTAGTAGCAGGTGTTATTGGGTTACTGGTGTTTCAAATCTTTCAAAACATTGGGATGACGATCGGTTTAGTGCCGATCACAGGGCTTGCGTTACCTTTTATTAGTTATGGAGGAAGTGCGTTAATTACGAACATGCTGGCCGTAGGTATCGTTTTAAATGTTAATATAAGAACGCGACATTATATGTTTGGTGAAGAAGAGTGA
- the ftsW gene encoding putative lipid II flippase FtsW, whose amino-acid sequence MEEEKRKGLYIDWYLIVSIVLLALFGLVMVYSASYVQGYQVYDNTTYFFDRQLQWLVMSAVMFTFFMFFPYRHFRKLVPWIVFGSFALLLLILVPGVGYVVNGSMRWINVGPIRIQPSEFVKIGSIIYLAYVYSRKQAYINKFFTGVMPPLIIVLGFFILIMFQPDLGTATSIVLVAGLLAFCSGARMLHIISLSSLAAWALYHYAQSATYRLNRLLGYRNPFELEQTGGFQLVQSYIAIAHGGLSGAGLGQSVQKLFYLPEAHTDFILAIVSEELGLIGIAFVFLLMLAIISRGVIIGTRCKDAFGSLLAFGIVFQLSIQMIFNAGAVNGLLPITGIPFPFISYGGSSLLVNFIAVGILANISRRTEKERQEGLGKHEEMPLVKNEEVRVGRPRVTIVK is encoded by the coding sequence TTGGAAGAAGAAAAGCGTAAAGGCCTTTATATAGATTGGTATCTTATTGTCAGTATCGTACTCCTTGCTTTATTTGGACTTGTGATGGTATATAGTGCAAGTTATGTTCAGGGGTATCAGGTTTATGACAACACGACTTATTTTTTTGATCGTCAGCTACAGTGGCTGGTGATGTCTGCGGTCATGTTCACTTTTTTTATGTTTTTTCCGTATCGGCATTTTCGTAAATTAGTGCCGTGGATTGTGTTTGGCTCGTTTGCGCTATTGCTCCTTATTTTAGTTCCGGGTGTTGGCTATGTAGTTAACGGCTCCATGAGATGGATTAATGTTGGACCCATTAGAATCCAACCATCGGAGTTTGTTAAAATTGGGTCGATTATTTATTTAGCGTATGTTTATTCAAGAAAGCAAGCCTATATTAACAAGTTTTTTACAGGTGTTATGCCACCGTTAATTATTGTGCTTGGGTTTTTTATTCTCATCATGTTCCAACCAGACTTAGGGACGGCTACTTCAATCGTATTAGTGGCTGGATTATTAGCGTTTTGTTCTGGAGCGCGCATGCTTCATATTATCTCTTTAAGCTCTCTTGCGGCTTGGGCACTTTACCATTATGCTCAATCGGCAACTTACCGGTTAAATCGGTTACTAGGCTATCGCAATCCGTTCGAATTAGAGCAAACAGGGGGTTTTCAGCTTGTCCAGTCGTATATTGCGATTGCTCACGGTGGCCTTTCAGGCGCTGGATTAGGTCAGAGTGTCCAAAAACTCTTTTATCTTCCTGAAGCTCATACTGATTTTATTCTGGCAATTGTCAGTGAGGAATTGGGGTTAATCGGCATCGCTTTCGTCTTCTTATTAATGCTTGCAATTATTAGTCGCGGAGTCATTATTGGGACCCGCTGTAAAGATGCTTTTGGCAGCTTGCTTGCCTTTGGCATTGTTTTTCAGTTGAGTATTCAAATGATATTTAATGCAGGAGCAGTTAACGGCCTCTTACCGATTACAGGGATTCCATTTCCTTTTATTAGTTATGGTGGGTCGTCATTATTAGTTAATTTCATCGCAGTAGGAATTCTTGCCAATATTTCGAGACGCACTGAAAAAGAACGACAAGAAGGATTGGGGAAACATGAAGAAATGCCTTTAGTAAAGAATGAAGAGGTTAGAGTAGGAAGACCGCGTGTTACGATTGTGAAATAA
- a CDS encoding helix-turn-helix domain-containing protein: MEKMNLCPKFESAFQLLGQRWNGLILRVLLQGPVRFRDISSNIPSMSDKMLVDRLKQLEEAGLIERSVYPETPVRIEYQLTEKGKALETALDEIQHWAETWVD, encoded by the coding sequence ATGGAAAAGATGAATCTATGCCCAAAATTTGAATCGGCATTTCAACTACTTGGTCAACGATGGAATGGGTTAATCCTTCGTGTGCTTTTACAAGGTCCTGTTCGGTTTCGAGACATTTCATCGAATATTCCAAGTATGAGTGATAAAATGCTCGTTGACCGATTGAAACAATTAGAGGAAGCAGGGCTTATTGAAAGGTCTGTCTATCCAGAAACACCAGTCCGTATTGAATATCAGTTGACTGAAAAAGGGAAAGCATTAGAAACTGCCCTTGACGAAATTCAACATTGGGCTGAAACGTGGGTTGACTGA
- a CDS encoding polysaccharide biosynthesis protein, translating into MSEQQLIRGTVILTASVFISKILGLIYVFPFTAIVGTQGMALYTYGYLPYTIMLSLSTLGVPLAVSKFVSKYNALGDYRTGQRLLKSGIVVMLVTGFVAFLALFFLAEPIAKQVVDPTDLNGNSYEDVIFAVRMVSVALLIVPVMAIIRGYFQGHQSMGPTAVSQVIEQIVRIVFILLFAFLILNVWNGELGVAVGVATFGAFIGALGGLAVLLIYWKKRGPSLKKQIDDSTVEQTMPLRSMYKELLTYAIPLSIVGLAIPLYQLVDMVTFNQAMQDLGYDMGVVETYYGAFAQTTHKLIQIPVALGTAMSLTIIPTVTNAFINEEHDRLQRTITQTYQIILFLTVPAAIGLTVLAEPVYGALFGLVDLAEGAEVLRSYAWVAVAFAIFAVTSAILQGINRQKWAVTALLAGLTFKVVSNTMLISWFEVHGAIMATGIGYMIAIAINIWAIKKYANYNYTFVFKRFLLICLFTGMMAVVVGFLQYGLMQLLPIDTRMDALIILAIAVLSGMVVYLNLGIRSGLAGQILGERFKFLNK; encoded by the coding sequence ATGTCAGAGCAGCAATTAATTAGAGGTACGGTGATTCTTACCGCGAGTGTCTTTATTTCTAAGATTCTCGGGTTAATTTACGTGTTTCCATTTACAGCGATTGTCGGCACACAAGGAATGGCACTTTACACATATGGCTATTTGCCTTATACGATTATGTTAAGTTTATCGACGCTCGGCGTTCCCCTTGCAGTATCGAAGTTTGTGTCTAAATATAATGCCTTAGGAGATTATAGGACGGGGCAGAGGTTACTAAAATCGGGAATCGTTGTAATGCTTGTAACAGGCTTTGTTGCCTTTTTAGCGTTGTTTTTCTTAGCGGAACCCATTGCTAAACAAGTTGTTGATCCTACTGATTTAAACGGAAATTCCTACGAAGATGTTATCTTTGCTGTCAGGATGGTCAGTGTGGCATTATTAATTGTCCCAGTCATGGCGATTATAAGAGGTTATTTCCAAGGGCATCAGTCGATGGGACCTACAGCTGTTTCTCAGGTTATTGAGCAAATCGTTCGAATTGTTTTTATTCTTTTATTTGCTTTTCTCATTTTGAATGTATGGAACGGAGAATTGGGGGTTGCTGTTGGTGTTGCTACGTTCGGAGCTTTCATCGGTGCGCTAGGCGGTCTCGCTGTTCTACTAATCTATTGGAAAAAAAGAGGTCCTAGTCTAAAAAAACAAATTGACGATAGTACAGTAGAGCAAACGATGCCTCTTCGCAGTATGTATAAAGAGTTATTAACTTATGCCATACCGTTATCGATAGTGGGATTGGCGATCCCATTGTATCAGTTAGTTGATATGGTCACGTTTAACCAAGCGATGCAAGATCTTGGCTATGACATGGGTGTCGTTGAAACTTATTATGGGGCATTTGCGCAGACGACCCATAAGCTCATCCAAATTCCAGTGGCACTTGGAACAGCCATGTCGTTAACGATCATTCCAACCGTGACAAATGCGTTTATAAATGAAGAGCACGATCGTCTACAACGAACCATCACGCAAACTTATCAAATTATTTTGTTCCTTACTGTTCCAGCAGCTATTGGTCTAACTGTGCTGGCAGAGCCTGTCTATGGTGCACTATTTGGCTTAGTGGATTTAGCTGAGGGTGCAGAGGTGTTACGGTCGTATGCTTGGGTAGCGGTGGCATTTGCTATTTTCGCTGTAACTTCCGCTATTCTTCAGGGGATTAACAGACAAAAATGGGCTGTTACTGCATTGTTAGCAGGTCTCACCTTTAAAGTAGTATCCAATACGATGCTTATTTCATGGTTTGAGGTCCATGGTGCTATCATGGCTACAGGGATAGGGTATATGATCGCCATCGCGATTAATATTTGGGCAATAAAAAAATACGCAAATTACAATTATACTTTTGTGTTCAAACGCTTCTTACTTATATGCTTGTTTACAGGAATGATGGCAGTAGTGGTTGGGTTTTTACAATACGGTCTTATGCAACTTCTTCCCATAGATACGAGAATGGACGCCCTGATCATTCTTGCCATAGCAGTTTTATCAGGTATGGTCGTTTATTTGAATTTAGGCATTCGCTCGGGATTGGCTGGCCAAATCCTTGGTGAAAGATTTAAATTCTTAAACAAATAG
- a CDS encoding secondary thiamine-phosphate synthase enzyme YjbQ encodes MFKKLAITTGARDEMKDITKEVQQVVNESGVQTGVVYIYCAHTTAGITINENADPDVKHDMLMRWDEVYPWHHDKYRHTEGNTASHLKASTTGTSQMVIIDNGQLILGTWQGIYFCEFDGPRQRNAYVKIIEG; translated from the coding sequence ATGTTCAAAAAACTAGCCATCACCACAGGCGCACGAGATGAGATGAAAGATATTACGAAAGAAGTGCAGCAAGTAGTTAATGAGAGTGGTGTCCAAACAGGCGTTGTCTATATTTATTGTGCTCATACAACAGCAGGGATTACAATTAACGAGAATGCAGACCCTGATGTAAAGCATGATATGCTCATGCGCTGGGATGAGGTTTATCCATGGCATCATGATAAGTATCGGCACACAGAAGGAAATACAGCCTCCCATTTAAAAGCAAGTACGACAGGGACTTCGCAAATGGTCATCATTGACAATGGACAACTCATTTTAGGTACGTGGCAAGGCATTTATTTTTGTGAATTTGATGGTCCGCGCCAGCGCAACGCATATGTCAAAATTATTGAAGGTTAA
- the proC gene encoding pyrroline-5-carboxylate reductase, translating into MTSLLVIGAGRMAEAIISGLVAKEKNRFSSITVSNASNMQRLDRLKRTYGVHVTQDAIGKAASHDVILLAAPPEAHDHLLEQLKEVIDHQLVLTVAAGVDPAYIEARLSTGTPVAWIMPNTAAGIGQSMSTFTCGKYVDNHHRIIIDYILSSIGESEELSAEKVHDLTAITGSAPAFLYAFALGLEEAAVNYGVNRKQARMLVIQMLKGSVSMLEHNGDPQLLMDQVASPGGSTAKGIEILNEQGFASILKEAVRATNNHARTHNE; encoded by the coding sequence ATGACATCATTATTAGTTATTGGAGCAGGCAGAATGGCAGAGGCCATTATTTCAGGTTTAGTTGCAAAGGAAAAAAATAGGTTCTCATCTATTACCGTTTCAAATGCTTCAAACATGCAAAGGCTTGACAGGTTAAAGCGTACATATGGTGTTCATGTGACACAAGATGCTATTGGTAAAGCGGCTTCTCACGACGTGATTTTATTGGCTGCACCACCTGAAGCGCATGATCACTTGCTGGAACAGTTGAAAGAAGTGATAGATCATCAGCTTGTTTTAACAGTAGCAGCAGGGGTTGATCCAGCTTATATAGAGGCTCGTCTTAGTACGGGGACACCAGTTGCTTGGATTATGCCAAACACTGCGGCGGGTATCGGACAATCAATGTCCACGTTTACGTGTGGGAAATATGTGGATAACCATCATAGAATCATCATTGACTATATTTTGTCATCCATTGGAGAATCAGAAGAATTATCAGCAGAAAAAGTCCACGATTTAACAGCGATTACGGGAAGTGCGCCAGCTTTTTTGTACGCCTTTGCATTAGGATTAGAAGAAGCAGCTGTGAATTATGGTGTGAATCGTAAACAGGCGAGGATGCTCGTAATACAAATGTTAAAAGGGTCTGTCTCTATGTTAGAACATAATGGGGATCCACAGCTATTAATGGATCAAGTGGCATCGCCAGGAGGCTCAACGGCTAAAGGGATTGAAATTCTTAATGAACAAGGCTTTGCCAGCATACTAAAAGAGGCAGTGAGAGCGACTAATAATCATGCTCGTACCCATAACGAATAA
- a CDS encoding NAD(P)/FAD-dependent oxidoreductase produces the protein MTDVIIIGGGPAGLMAAVAAAEHGATVLLLDKGKKLGRKLAISGGGRCNVTNRANIDDIITNIPGNGRFMHSPFSIFNNEDIIAFFEGLGIKLKEEDRGRMFPVNDKAVDVVRALLHKIRSLNVSIRTNTEVSDVLYNPSATKVTGVLLKNGEELKTNRVIIAVGGKSVPHTGSTGDGYPWAVKAGHTVTDLYPTEVPITCRDAFIKAKKLQGLSLRDVQLSVLDPKKGKIIKAHEGDMIFTHFGVSGPISLRCSQYVVKALKKHKDTVIPLQVDLFPKENTEDVLQQLVQLLKQQSKKAIKNALQGFLPERIIPILLEMAHIEPSAIYPELAHDKLRELARLIKTFPLTATGTLSIEKAFVTGGGVSVKEIQPKRMESKLVNGLFFCGEVLDLHGYTGGYNITVAFSTGYTAGKAAADQ, from the coding sequence ATGACGGATGTCATAATCATCGGTGGTGGGCCTGCTGGTTTGATGGCCGCGGTGGCCGCAGCGGAACACGGTGCGACCGTCTTGCTACTCGATAAAGGAAAAAAACTAGGGCGCAAACTTGCCATCTCTGGTGGGGGGCGCTGTAACGTGACCAATCGCGCGAATATTGATGATATAATTACGAATATCCCTGGTAACGGGCGATTCATGCATAGTCCCTTCTCCATATTTAACAACGAAGACATTATTGCTTTTTTTGAAGGACTAGGAATTAAATTAAAAGAAGAAGACCGAGGTAGAATGTTTCCAGTGAACGATAAAGCGGTGGATGTGGTCCGAGCGTTATTACATAAAATTAGGTCATTAAATGTCTCTATCCGCACGAATACAGAAGTAAGTGACGTCCTTTATAATCCGTCCGCCACTAAGGTTACAGGAGTTTTATTAAAAAATGGTGAAGAACTGAAAACAAACCGTGTTATTATCGCTGTAGGTGGAAAATCAGTTCCCCACACCGGTTCCACCGGCGATGGCTATCCGTGGGCTGTAAAAGCCGGACATACGGTAACAGATTTATACCCTACTGAAGTCCCAATTACATGTCGTGACGCTTTTATAAAAGCGAAAAAATTACAAGGCCTTTCATTAAGAGATGTACAATTATCTGTCCTAGACCCTAAAAAAGGAAAAATCATTAAAGCTCATGAAGGCGATATGATCTTTACTCATTTTGGGGTTTCTGGTCCAATTAGTTTGCGTTGCAGCCAATATGTTGTTAAAGCCCTAAAAAAACATAAGGATACTGTAATTCCATTGCAGGTGGACTTGTTTCCTAAGGAGAACACTGAAGACGTATTACAACAACTCGTCCAATTACTTAAACAACAATCTAAAAAAGCAATCAAAAACGCCCTTCAAGGCTTTTTACCTGAGCGGATCATCCCAATTTTATTAGAGATGGCCCATATTGAGCCTTCAGCAATTTATCCAGAGCTTGCCCACGACAAACTTAGAGAACTAGCTCGACTCATTAAAACTTTTCCGCTGACAGCTACAGGGACTCTTTCTATTGAAAAAGCATTTGTGACAGGGGGCGGTGTTAGTGTAAAGGAAATTCAGCCGAAACGGATGGAATCAAAGCTGGTCAACGGGCTCTTTTTCTGCGGTGAAGTCCTTGATTTACATGGTTATACAGGTGGTTATAATATAACCGTTGCTTTTTCGACTGGCTATACAGCAGGAAAAGCAGCTGCTGACCAGTAG